The following proteins are co-located in the Halanaerobiaceae bacterium ANBcell28 genome:
- the lepB gene encoding signal peptidase I, which produces MLRTIFYIFLYIFLTGCIIFLFVKDQLISDKLEKIRAPFFEKIYNKYKINKKSRNKIEGLLDWIQMIVIVLIIVAIIQLFYIGNYTVPTGSMEPTIIPGERFFAEKISYRFREPQREEVLVFREPYRDRDRYTKRLVALPGEFVKINNNNLYINNNEIEINEGINYYNFGTLISNNEWKVPQKGDYISIESGTFEVNNIRLTLEVLREMLRENQNILDNEIFIHEAVFILNQEHLTGPIYDRDILYNLIKGEEVLLENDYYFTLGDNSRNSYDSRTWGFVSQDRIIARMGFRFWPINRIGLIK; this is translated from the coding sequence TTGCTTAGAACAATATTTTATATTTTCTTATACATTTTCTTGACAGGGTGTATAATTTTTTTATTTGTAAAGGATCAGTTAATAAGTGATAAATTAGAAAAAATAAGGGCACCGTTTTTTGAGAAGATTTATAATAAATATAAAATTAATAAGAAAAGTAGAAATAAAATAGAAGGTTTACTAGATTGGATACAAATGATTGTGATTGTATTAATAATCGTAGCAATTATACAATTGTTTTATATAGGTAACTATACTGTTCCTACTGGTTCTATGGAGCCAACAATTATTCCAGGGGAAAGGTTTTTTGCTGAAAAGATCTCATATAGGTTTCGAGAGCCACAGAGGGAGGAAGTTTTAGTTTTTAGAGAGCCTTATAGAGATAGAGATCGATATACAAAAAGATTAGTAGCACTTCCTGGAGAATTTGTTAAAATTAACAATAATAATCTTTATATTAATAATAATGAGATAGAGATTAATGAAGGAATAAATTATTATAATTTTGGTACTCTTATAAGTAATAATGAATGGAAAGTTCCTCAAAAAGGTGACTATATTAGTATAGAATCAGGAACTTTTGAAGTAAATAATATTAGACTTACTTTAGAAGTATTAAGAGAAATGTTAAGAGAAAATCAAAATATACTTGATAATGAAATTTTTATTCATGAAGCTGTATTTATTTTAAATCAAGAACATTTAACAGGACCGATTTATGATAGAGATATTTTATATAATTTAATTAAAGGAGAAGAAGTCTTATTAGAAAATGATTATTACTTTACTCTTGGTGATAATTCAAGAAATAGTTATGACTCAA